A DNA window from Trichosurus vulpecula isolate mTriVul1 chromosome 2, mTriVul1.pri, whole genome shotgun sequence contains the following coding sequences:
- the NFRKB gene encoding nuclear factor related to kappa-B-binding protein isoform X4 translates to MDALDHMLTDPLDLGPCGDGHGTRIMEDCMLGGTRISLPEDLLEDPEIFFDVVSLSTWHDVLSDSQREHLQQFLPHFPEDNIEQQNQLILALFSGENFRFGNPLHIAQKLFRDGHFNPEVVKYRQLCFKSQYKRYLNSQQQYFHRLLKQILASRTDLLEMAKTSGPALPLRRKRPSLSCTPEERERRTQQRYLKVLREVKEECGDSTLSSDEEDLSSWLPSSPARSPSPAVPLRVVPTLSTLDMKTADKLELGDNDLKMMLKKHHEKRKHQPDHPDLLTGDLTLNDIMTRVNAGRKGSLAALFDLAVLKKKAKEKEEKKKKKLKMIKSEIDDLAEPLSSTEGIPPLSQAPSPLPISAIKEEPLEDLKPCLGINEISSSFFSLLLEILLMEGQASLPMLEERVLDWQSSPASTLNSWFSSASNWAELVLPSLQYLAGDSRAVPSSFSPFVEFKEKTQQWKLIGSSQDNEKELAALFQLWLETKDQTFCKENEDSSDATTPGPRVTDYVVRPSTGEEKRVFQEQVRKNLKQCEPGISENERFRYSQPHKAFTFRMHGFESVVGPVKGVFDKETSLNKAREHSLLRSDRPAYVTILSLVRDAAARLPNGEGTRAEICELLKDSQFLAPDVTSTQVNTVVSGALDRLHYEKDPCVKYDIGRKLWIYLHRDRSEEEFERIHQAQAAAAKARKALQQKPKPPAKVKSSNKESSVKVLNSGTSEPGQLSLSDSSMPATPVTPVTPTTPALPATPISPPPVSAVGKNIPSTGPEPAKSSPSVLLVSSPTMPQLGTLLSPTPSNQTPPNSQSTGRVVSHSGSTGLPQVRVVAQTSLPAVTQQPTNSTQTLPQMPVGPQIRVPATATQTKVIPQTVMTTVPVKTQPAPTPAAVQRPGQGQAGLTVTGLTASTSPAAKPATSSPGSSASSSSTTTVIQNVPGQNIIKQVAITGQLGMKPQTGNSIPLTATNFRIQGKDVLRLPPSSITTDAKGQTVLRITPDMMATLAKSQVTTVKLTQDLFGAGSGTPGKGISATLHVTSNPVHASDTPVKASSATAPSSTPAGTTVVKVAPDLKPAEASSSAFRLMPALGVSVADQKGKGAVASTEAKPAATIRIVQGLGVMPPKPGQTITVAAHAKQGSSSAGGPGAAHTSTVSLPSMSAAVSKAVAVASGATGTPISIGTGATTVRQVPVSTTVVSTSQAGKLPTRITVPLSVISQPMKGKSVVTAPVIKGNLGANISGLGRNIILTTVPAGTKLITGNKPVSFLTAQQLQQLQQGQATQVRIQTVPASHLQQGTASGSSKAVSTVVVTTAPSPKQVPEQQ, encoded by the exons ATGGATGCTCTGGATCACATGCTTACGGATCCTTTGGACCTGGGGCCATGTGGAGATGGCCATGGCACTCGAATTATGGAGGACTGCATGCTAGGAGGGACCAGGATTAGCCTGCCAGAGGACCTATTGGAAGAT cCTGAGATATTCTTTGATGTAGTTAGCCTCTCAACATGGCATGATGTGCTGAGTGACTCTCAGCGTGAGCACCTCCAGCAGTTCCTGCCTCACTTCCCTGAAGATAACATCGAGCAGCAAAATCAGCTTATTCTAGCCCTATTCAGTGGGGAAAACTTTCGTTTTGGGAATCCATTGCACATTGCCCAGAAACTCTTTCGAG ATGGGCACTTTAACCCGGAAGTAGTGAAGTACCGGCAGCTGTGCTTCAAGTCTCAATACAAGCGCTACCTCAACTCTCAGCAGCAGTATTTCCATCGGCTACTGAAACAGATTCTCGCCTCACGCACA GACTTGTTAGAGATGGCTAAGACGAGTGGCCCTGCCCTTCCCCTTCGAAGGAAACGGCCTTCACTATCCTGTACCCCTGAAGAAAGAGAACGACGCACTCAGCAGCGCTATTTGAAGGTTCTTCGGGAAGTTAAGGAAGAATGTGGAGATAGCACCTTATCCTCTGATGAAGAAG ATCTCAGCTCATGGCTTCCGAGCTCTCCAGCCCGTTCTCCTAGTCCTGCGGTGCCCCTGAGGGTGGTGCCCACGCTTTCAACCCTGGATATGAAAACTGCAG ATAAGCTAGAACTCGGGGACAACGATCTGAAGATGATGTTAAAGAAACACCATGAGAAGCGGAAACACCAACCC GATCACCCAGATCTTTTGACAGGGGACTTGACTCTCAATGACATCATGACACGAGTGAATGCTGGCAGAAAGGGCTCCCTTGCAG CTCTGTTTGACTTGGCTGTcctcaaaaaaaaggcaaaagagaaggaagagaagaagaaaaagaagttgaaaatgaTAAAATCTGAGATAGATGATCTAGCTGAACCTCTGAGCAGTACAGAGGGGATCCCACCCCTATCCCAGGCCCCATCCCCACTGCCAATCTCTGCCATCAAAGAAGA gcctCTTGAAGACCTCAAGCCCTGCCTTGGAATCAATGAAATATCATCTAGTTTCTTCTCCCTCCTACTAGAGATCTTGCTCATGGAGGGACAGGCTAGTCTTCCTATG CTGGAGGAGCGAGTCCTGGATTGGCAGTCATCTCCAGCCAGTACCCTTAATAGCTGGTTCTCCTCAGCTTCCAACTGGGCAGAATTAGTGTTACCATCCCTGCAGTATCTTGCTGGAGATAGCCGAG CTGTTCCTTCTAGCTTTTCTCCATTTGTTGAGTTCAAGGAGAAGACCCAGCAGTGGAAACTGATTG GCTCATCCCAAGACAATGAGAAGGAATTAGCTGCCTTATTCCAACTGTGGCTAGAAACCAAAGATCAAACTTTCTGTAAG GAAAATGAAGACAGTTCAGATGCCACAACACCAGGTCCCCGAGT AACTGACTACGTGGTCCGGCCTAGCACAGGGGAAGAGAAACGGGTTTTTCAGGAGCAGGTGAGGAAGAACTTGAAACAGTGTGAACCTGGGATTAgtgaaaat GAACGTTTCCGTTATAGCCAGCCCCACAAAGCTTTCACCTTCCGAATGCATGGATTTGAATCAGTGGTGGGGCCAGTCAAAGGTGTCTTTGACAAAGAGACCTCACTTAACAAGGCCCGGGAGCATTCCTTGCTGCGTTCCGATCGCCCTGCCTATGTCACCATCCTGTCTCTTG TCAGGGATGCTGCAGCCCGACTGCCCAATGGAGAAGGGACTCGGGCTGAAATCTGTGAATTGCTGAAGGATTCCCAGTTTCTTGCTCCAGATGTTACCAGCACTCAG GTGAATACAGTAGTAAGTGGTGCTCTGGACCGACTACACTATGAGAAAGACCCATGTGTAAAATATGATATTGGACGAAAGTTGTGGATCTACCTTCACCGTGACCGGAGCGAGGAAGAGTTTG AGAGAATTCACCAGGCGCAGGCAGCTGCGGCAAAAGCCAGAAAAGCCCTTCAGCAAAAACCTAAGCCCCCTGCCAAGGTG AAGTCCAGTAATAAGGAGAGCTCTGTGAAGGTGCTTAACAGTGGTACATCAGAGCCAGGTCAGCTAAGTCTTAGTGACTCCAGCATGCCAGCCACTCCTGTCACACCTGTCACCCCAACCACCCCAGCCTTGCCTGCTACTCCCATATCACCTCCACCTGTGTCAGCAGTTGGCAAGAATATACCTAGTACAGGCCCAGAACCAGCTAAATCTAGCCCAAG CGTTCTTCTGGTATCCTCACCAACAATGCCTCAATTGGGAACATTGCTCTCCCCAACTCCAAGCAACCAGACTCCACCAAATTCCCAGTCCACTGGCCGGGTGGTGAGCCATTCTGGCTCGACTGGACTTCCCCAGGTGCGGGTGGTAGCCCAGACCAGCCTTCCCGCTGTCACTCAACAGCCCACCAACTCAACACAGACACTGCCACAGATGCCAGTAGGCCCCCAAATCCGGGTTCCAGCCACTGCTACGCAGACCAAAGTCATACCACAA ACAGTGATGACAACAGTTCCAGTAAAAACTCAGCCTGCCCCAACCCCAGCAGCTGTGCAGCGGCCTGGGCAAGGCCAAGCAGGACTCACAGTGACAGGTCTCACTGCCTCCACTAGCCCTGCAGCAAAACCTGCCACCAGCTCCCCTGGAAGCTCTGCATCAAGTTCCTCTACAACCACTGTTATCCAGAATGTCCCTGGCCAGAATATTATCAAACAG gtgGCAATTACAGGACAGCTGGGTATGAAGCCTCAAACAGGCAACAGCATCCCACTAACAGCCACTAACTTCCGCATCCAGGGTAAGGATGTTTTACGCCTGCCTCCCTCGTCCATCACCACTGATGCCAAGGGCCAAACGGTGCTACGTATAACTCCTGACATGATGGCTACCCTGGCCAAGTCCCAGGTCACCACAGTCAAACTGACTCAGGACCTCTTTGGGGCAGGAAGTGGTACTCCAGGAAAGGGAATCTCTGCTACTTTGCACGTCACTTCCAACCCTGTGCATGCATCTGACACCCCTGTCAAGGCCAGCTCAGCTACTGCCCCTTCATCTACTCCAGCAGGCACCACTGTGGTCAAAGTAGCCCCTGACCTGAAACCTGCAGAAGCCTCAAGCTCAGCTTTCCGTTTGATGCCCGCACTTGGTGTGAGTGTGGCAGACCAAAAGGGCAAAGGTGCAGTGGCTTCGACAGAGGCAAAGCCCGCCGCCACAATTCGCATTGTGCAGGGACTGGGAGTGATGCCTCCTAAACCAGGCCAGACCATAACAGTTGCCGCCCATGCCAAGCAAGGGTCCTCCtcagcaggtgggcctggagctgctCATACTTCCACTGTGTCCTTGCCCAGTATGAGTGCTGCTGTGTCAAAGGCTGTGGCGGTGGCTTCTGGGGCCACAGGCACCCCTATCAGCATCGGGACGGGAGCCACCACCGTGCGACAGGTCCCTGTGAGCACAACGGTTGTATCCACTTCCCAGGCT GGTAAGCTGCCTACAAGGATTACAGTGCCACTGTCAGTGATCAGCCAGCCCATGAAAGGCAAAAGCGTGGTTACAGCTCCGGTCATCAAGGGCAACCTCGGAGCCAA TATCAGTGGATTGGGCCGGAATATTATCCTCACTACCGTGCCGGCTGGCACCAAGCTCATCACTGGTAACAAACCTGTTAGCTTCCTCACTGctcagcagctgcagcagctgcaGCAAGGCCAGGCCACGCAG GTACGCATCCAGACAGTCCCAGCTTCCCACCTTCAACAGGGAACAGCTTCTGGATCTTCCAAAGCTGTCTCTACTGTCGTCGTGACCACAGCCCCATCCCCAAAACAGGTGCCTGAACAGCAGTGA
- the NFRKB gene encoding nuclear factor related to kappa-B-binding protein isoform X3 produces MDALDHMLTDPLDLGPCGDGHGTRIMEDCMLGGTRISLPEDLLEDPEIFFDVVSLSTWHDVLSDSQREHLQQFLPHFPEDNIEQQNQLILALFSGENFRFGNPLHIAQKLFRDGHFNPEVVKYRQLCFKSQYKRYLNSQQQYFHRLLKQILASRTDLLEMAKTSGPALPLRRKRPSLSCTPEERERRTQQRYLKVLREVKEECGDSTLSSDEEDLSSWLPSSPARSPSPAVPLRVVPTLSTLDMKTADKLELGDNDLKMMLKKHHEKRKHQPDHPDLLTGDLTLNDIMTRVNAGRKGSLAALFDLAVLKKKAKEKEEKKKKKLKMIKSEIDDLAEPLSSTEGIPPLSQAPSPLPISAIKEEPLEDLKPCLGINEISSSFFSLLLEILLMEGQASLPMLEERVLDWQSSPASTLNSWFSSASNWAELVLPSLQYLAGDSRAVPSSFSPFVEFKEKTQQWKLIGSSQDNEKELAALFQLWLETKDQTFCKENEDSSDATTPGPRVRTDYVVRPSTGEEKRVFQEQVRKNLKQCEPGISENERFRYSQPHKAFTFRMHGFESVVGPVKGVFDKETSLNKAREHSLLRSDRPAYVTILSLVRDAAARLPNGEGTRAEICELLKDSQFLAPDVTSTQVNTVVSGALDRLHYEKDPCVKYDIGRKLWIYLHRDRSEEEFERIHQAQAAAAKARKALQQKPKPPAKVKSSNKESSVKVLNSGTSEPGQLSLSDSSMPATPVTPVTPTTPALPATPISPPPVSAVGKNIPSTGPEPAKSSPSVLLVSSPTMPQLGTLLSPTPSNQTPPNSQSTGRVVSHSGSTGLPQVRVVAQTSLPAVTQQPTNSTQTLPQMPVGPQIRVPATATQTKVIPQTVMTTVPVKTQPAPTPAAVQRPGQGQAGLTVTGLTASTSPAAKPATSSPGSSASSSSTTTVIQNVPGQNIIKQVAITGQLGMKPQTGNSIPLTATNFRIQGKDVLRLPPSSITTDAKGQTVLRITPDMMATLAKSQVTTVKLTQDLFGAGSGTPGKGISATLHVTSNPVHASDTPVKASSATAPSSTPAGTTVVKVAPDLKPAEASSSAFRLMPALGVSVADQKGKGAVASTEAKPAATIRIVQGLGVMPPKPGQTITVAAHAKQGSSSAGGPGAAHTSTVSLPSMSAAVSKAVAVASGATGTPISIGTGATTVRQVPVSTTVVSTSQAGKLPTRITVPLSVISQPMKGKSVVTAPVIKGNLGANISGLGRNIILTTVPAGTKLITGNKPVSFLTAQQLQQLQQGQATQVRIQTVPASHLQQGTASGSSKAVSTVVVTTAPSPKQVPEQQ; encoded by the exons ATGGATGCTCTGGATCACATGCTTACGGATCCTTTGGACCTGGGGCCATGTGGAGATGGCCATGGCACTCGAATTATGGAGGACTGCATGCTAGGAGGGACCAGGATTAGCCTGCCAGAGGACCTATTGGAAGAT cCTGAGATATTCTTTGATGTAGTTAGCCTCTCAACATGGCATGATGTGCTGAGTGACTCTCAGCGTGAGCACCTCCAGCAGTTCCTGCCTCACTTCCCTGAAGATAACATCGAGCAGCAAAATCAGCTTATTCTAGCCCTATTCAGTGGGGAAAACTTTCGTTTTGGGAATCCATTGCACATTGCCCAGAAACTCTTTCGAG ATGGGCACTTTAACCCGGAAGTAGTGAAGTACCGGCAGCTGTGCTTCAAGTCTCAATACAAGCGCTACCTCAACTCTCAGCAGCAGTATTTCCATCGGCTACTGAAACAGATTCTCGCCTCACGCACA GACTTGTTAGAGATGGCTAAGACGAGTGGCCCTGCCCTTCCCCTTCGAAGGAAACGGCCTTCACTATCCTGTACCCCTGAAGAAAGAGAACGACGCACTCAGCAGCGCTATTTGAAGGTTCTTCGGGAAGTTAAGGAAGAATGTGGAGATAGCACCTTATCCTCTGATGAAGAAG ATCTCAGCTCATGGCTTCCGAGCTCTCCAGCCCGTTCTCCTAGTCCTGCGGTGCCCCTGAGGGTGGTGCCCACGCTTTCAACCCTGGATATGAAAACTGCAG ATAAGCTAGAACTCGGGGACAACGATCTGAAGATGATGTTAAAGAAACACCATGAGAAGCGGAAACACCAACCC GATCACCCAGATCTTTTGACAGGGGACTTGACTCTCAATGACATCATGACACGAGTGAATGCTGGCAGAAAGGGCTCCCTTGCAG CTCTGTTTGACTTGGCTGTcctcaaaaaaaaggcaaaagagaaggaagagaagaagaaaaagaagttgaaaatgaTAAAATCTGAGATAGATGATCTAGCTGAACCTCTGAGCAGTACAGAGGGGATCCCACCCCTATCCCAGGCCCCATCCCCACTGCCAATCTCTGCCATCAAAGAAGA gcctCTTGAAGACCTCAAGCCCTGCCTTGGAATCAATGAAATATCATCTAGTTTCTTCTCCCTCCTACTAGAGATCTTGCTCATGGAGGGACAGGCTAGTCTTCCTATG CTGGAGGAGCGAGTCCTGGATTGGCAGTCATCTCCAGCCAGTACCCTTAATAGCTGGTTCTCCTCAGCTTCCAACTGGGCAGAATTAGTGTTACCATCCCTGCAGTATCTTGCTGGAGATAGCCGAG CTGTTCCTTCTAGCTTTTCTCCATTTGTTGAGTTCAAGGAGAAGACCCAGCAGTGGAAACTGATTG GCTCATCCCAAGACAATGAGAAGGAATTAGCTGCCTTATTCCAACTGTGGCTAGAAACCAAAGATCAAACTTTCTGTAAG GAAAATGAAGACAGTTCAGATGCCACAACACCAGGTCCCCGAGT AAGAACTGACTACGTGGTCCGGCCTAGCACAGGGGAAGAGAAACGGGTTTTTCAGGAGCAGGTGAGGAAGAACTTGAAACAGTGTGAACCTGGGATTAgtgaaaat GAACGTTTCCGTTATAGCCAGCCCCACAAAGCTTTCACCTTCCGAATGCATGGATTTGAATCAGTGGTGGGGCCAGTCAAAGGTGTCTTTGACAAAGAGACCTCACTTAACAAGGCCCGGGAGCATTCCTTGCTGCGTTCCGATCGCCCTGCCTATGTCACCATCCTGTCTCTTG TCAGGGATGCTGCAGCCCGACTGCCCAATGGAGAAGGGACTCGGGCTGAAATCTGTGAATTGCTGAAGGATTCCCAGTTTCTTGCTCCAGATGTTACCAGCACTCAG GTGAATACAGTAGTAAGTGGTGCTCTGGACCGACTACACTATGAGAAAGACCCATGTGTAAAATATGATATTGGACGAAAGTTGTGGATCTACCTTCACCGTGACCGGAGCGAGGAAGAGTTTG AGAGAATTCACCAGGCGCAGGCAGCTGCGGCAAAAGCCAGAAAAGCCCTTCAGCAAAAACCTAAGCCCCCTGCCAAGGTG AAGTCCAGTAATAAGGAGAGCTCTGTGAAGGTGCTTAACAGTGGTACATCAGAGCCAGGTCAGCTAAGTCTTAGTGACTCCAGCATGCCAGCCACTCCTGTCACACCTGTCACCCCAACCACCCCAGCCTTGCCTGCTACTCCCATATCACCTCCACCTGTGTCAGCAGTTGGCAAGAATATACCTAGTACAGGCCCAGAACCAGCTAAATCTAGCCCAAG CGTTCTTCTGGTATCCTCACCAACAATGCCTCAATTGGGAACATTGCTCTCCCCAACTCCAAGCAACCAGACTCCACCAAATTCCCAGTCCACTGGCCGGGTGGTGAGCCATTCTGGCTCGACTGGACTTCCCCAGGTGCGGGTGGTAGCCCAGACCAGCCTTCCCGCTGTCACTCAACAGCCCACCAACTCAACACAGACACTGCCACAGATGCCAGTAGGCCCCCAAATCCGGGTTCCAGCCACTGCTACGCAGACCAAAGTCATACCACAA ACAGTGATGACAACAGTTCCAGTAAAAACTCAGCCTGCCCCAACCCCAGCAGCTGTGCAGCGGCCTGGGCAAGGCCAAGCAGGACTCACAGTGACAGGTCTCACTGCCTCCACTAGCCCTGCAGCAAAACCTGCCACCAGCTCCCCTGGAAGCTCTGCATCAAGTTCCTCTACAACCACTGTTATCCAGAATGTCCCTGGCCAGAATATTATCAAACAG gtgGCAATTACAGGACAGCTGGGTATGAAGCCTCAAACAGGCAACAGCATCCCACTAACAGCCACTAACTTCCGCATCCAGGGTAAGGATGTTTTACGCCTGCCTCCCTCGTCCATCACCACTGATGCCAAGGGCCAAACGGTGCTACGTATAACTCCTGACATGATGGCTACCCTGGCCAAGTCCCAGGTCACCACAGTCAAACTGACTCAGGACCTCTTTGGGGCAGGAAGTGGTACTCCAGGAAAGGGAATCTCTGCTACTTTGCACGTCACTTCCAACCCTGTGCATGCATCTGACACCCCTGTCAAGGCCAGCTCAGCTACTGCCCCTTCATCTACTCCAGCAGGCACCACTGTGGTCAAAGTAGCCCCTGACCTGAAACCTGCAGAAGCCTCAAGCTCAGCTTTCCGTTTGATGCCCGCACTTGGTGTGAGTGTGGCAGACCAAAAGGGCAAAGGTGCAGTGGCTTCGACAGAGGCAAAGCCCGCCGCCACAATTCGCATTGTGCAGGGACTGGGAGTGATGCCTCCTAAACCAGGCCAGACCATAACAGTTGCCGCCCATGCCAAGCAAGGGTCCTCCtcagcaggtgggcctggagctgctCATACTTCCACTGTGTCCTTGCCCAGTATGAGTGCTGCTGTGTCAAAGGCTGTGGCGGTGGCTTCTGGGGCCACAGGCACCCCTATCAGCATCGGGACGGGAGCCACCACCGTGCGACAGGTCCCTGTGAGCACAACGGTTGTATCCACTTCCCAGGCT GGTAAGCTGCCTACAAGGATTACAGTGCCACTGTCAGTGATCAGCCAGCCCATGAAAGGCAAAAGCGTGGTTACAGCTCCGGTCATCAAGGGCAACCTCGGAGCCAA TATCAGTGGATTGGGCCGGAATATTATCCTCACTACCGTGCCGGCTGGCACCAAGCTCATCACTGGTAACAAACCTGTTAGCTTCCTCACTGctcagcagctgcagcagctgcaGCAAGGCCAGGCCACGCAG GTACGCATCCAGACAGTCCCAGCTTCCCACCTTCAACAGGGAACAGCTTCTGGATCTTCCAAAGCTGTCTCTACTGTCGTCGTGACCACAGCCCCATCCCCAAAACAGGTGCCTGAACAGCAGTGA